The Crocosphaera subtropica ATCC 51142 genome includes a window with the following:
- the clcA gene encoding H(+)/Cl(-) exchange transporter ClcA: MKKDSVGDSKDSTAPQPEEKNSSRLMPQALLEAKQKLKIRLLLWAALVGILTGGVGTLFQVAVSQLIQGREYLIQLVKNDAVLNWLVPTVLSAIMVYLAFGLMRRLAPETGGSGIPQIEGFLDALLPLRWQWVLPVKFLGGLLALGSGMVLGREGPTIQMGGSIGKMVGSYFRSSGEQIKILVAAGAGAGLASAFNAPLAGILFVNEEMRPNFKDRISSYRAVALASVMATIVVRIFLGQGADIKITKFEAPPLVSLLGFALLGICLGIIGYVFNLCLFRTLDWFSNQRGLSYLVTGLYVGAAIGFLSWLYPPIIGGGDETIFWAFRNEAPGYVLLSLFLLRFGLTMFCYGCGVPGGIFAPMLALATTFSMGATQEVHDWFEFPFLLPEPDAFAVAGMGALVAATVRAPLTAIVLTIEMTDNYLLILPLLVTCLTSTITAHALGGEPIYSVLLKRNLRRTQLEQSS, from the coding sequence ATGAAAAAAGATTCCGTGGGTGACTCAAAAGATTCGACGGCTCCTCAGCCAGAGGAAAAAAACAGTTCGAGGCTCATGCCCCAAGCTTTGTTGGAGGCCAAACAAAAGCTCAAGATTAGGCTTCTCCTGTGGGCCGCCTTAGTGGGTATTTTAACAGGAGGAGTCGGAACTTTATTTCAAGTAGCTGTCTCTCAACTGATCCAAGGAAGAGAATATTTAATACAGTTGGTCAAAAACGATGCTGTCTTAAACTGGTTAGTGCCAACTGTACTCTCAGCCATCATGGTCTATTTAGCCTTTGGGTTGATGCGTCGATTAGCCCCTGAAACTGGAGGTAGTGGGATTCCTCAAATTGAAGGGTTTCTTGACGCACTTCTTCCCTTACGCTGGCAATGGGTTCTCCCTGTTAAGTTTTTAGGGGGACTATTAGCTCTGGGTAGTGGCATGGTATTAGGGCGAGAAGGCCCAACCATTCAAATGGGAGGAAGCATTGGCAAGATGGTGGGGAGTTACTTTCGTAGTTCGGGAGAACAAATCAAGATTCTAGTAGCGGCCGGAGCAGGAGCCGGACTAGCTAGTGCCTTTAATGCACCCTTAGCTGGTATTTTGTTTGTTAACGAAGAGATGCGTCCTAACTTTAAAGATCGCATTAGTTCCTATCGGGCAGTGGCACTGGCCTCAGTGATGGCAACCATTGTCGTAAGAATTTTTCTCGGTCAAGGTGCTGATATCAAGATCACTAAATTCGAGGCACCCCCCTTAGTGTCACTTCTAGGCTTTGCCCTCTTAGGTATCTGTTTAGGGATTATCGGTTATGTGTTTAATTTGTGTCTCTTTCGCACCCTTGACTGGTTTTCCAACCAAAGAGGTTTGTCCTATCTGGTTACTGGTTTATATGTCGGTGCTGCGATCGGTTTCCTGAGTTGGTTATATCCTCCAATTATTGGAGGTGGTGATGAGACAATTTTTTGGGCGTTTAGAAATGAAGCACCTGGCTATGTCTTACTTTCGCTCTTTTTGCTTCGTTTTGGACTAACGATGTTCTGCTACGGTTGTGGAGTCCCTGGCGGTATCTTTGCACCGATGCTTGCGTTAGCCACGACCTTCAGTATGGGGGCTACTCAGGAAGTTCATGATTGGTTTGAGTTTCCTTTTCTACTTCCCGAACCAGATGCTTTTGCTGTGGCGGGAATGGGGGCATTGGTAGCTGCCACCGTGCGCGCTCCTTTGACGGCAATTGTGTTAACCATTGAGATGACAGATAATTATTTATTAATTTTGCCTTTATTAGTGACCTGTTTAACTTCTACTATTACGGCTCATGCTTTAGGCGGAGAGCCGATTTACAGCGTGCTTCTGAAGCGGAACTTAAGACGGACTCAGCTAGAACAATCAAGTTAA
- a CDS encoding putative bifunctional diguanylate cyclase/phosphodiesterase — protein sequence MDHNYRIFNAAIAGAYFLIPALLLPLLNNAQRTIWINLLLAIAFVFSCGVGHFLAAFYHHVTYWHLITAIVSWTAVIALFRSQHQLRYLGKTFQLLETTWDKSMTGNLLLEKKENDLKLLKINAVGQKMFQEQFNLGECLGEKFPIFCQPVYPQEKPLMDLYFQAFETGKSQQIEIHYEEQLVGHFINIFVPLSQQLLYVTFLDISPLNYDALTGLYNRRFLNSETRQWQACIYIDLDRFKRINDQRGHELGDKILIAVAEIFRDSTRRNDGIAIREGGDEFLLLFPIIDVYSIAVSILQEIQSLEIEGAKISASMGIATNDLPECEQDQSIDRLRQIAETAAREAKSDRRSELPNNRIRLWNRQLANQYARQMLIESYLRQPGRENERWLVYQPIVSLATGEIVGAEALIRWSSPELGMISPAEFIPVAEAIGLTYPITDWVVCQGLEQLTQWHSIKPNFWLSFNLSAAELEDKNFIEQIYQRIIEANIAPHLVGLEITERIIYQNLELYRQSLDWLKKMSVRLKVDDFGTGQAGLIQLLQFPFDEIKVDRSFVPENEADTEKLAICKAIATIAQEMKFNLVAEGIETLKQQEILSNLGYAYGQGYYFAKPMMADSLTKQLEENDQCFNLS from the coding sequence TTGGATCATAATTATCGCATTTTTAACGCAGCGATCGCCGGTGCTTACTTTTTAATTCCAGCATTGCTCTTACCTCTATTAAACAATGCACAACGAACCATTTGGATTAATTTATTATTGGCGATCGCTTTTGTTTTTAGTTGTGGAGTTGGTCATTTTTTAGCCGCATTTTACCATCATGTTACCTATTGGCATCTAATAACAGCTATTGTTTCCTGGACAGCAGTGATTGCTCTATTCAGAAGTCAGCATCAGTTACGGTATTTAGGAAAAACCTTTCAGTTATTAGAGACAACCTGGGATAAATCGATGACAGGGAATCTTTTATTAGAAAAAAAAGAAAATGATTTAAAATTGCTCAAAATTAATGCTGTTGGACAAAAAATGTTTCAAGAGCAATTTAATTTAGGGGAATGTTTGGGAGAAAAATTTCCTATTTTTTGTCAACCTGTTTATCCTCAAGAAAAGCCCTTAATGGATTTGTATTTTCAAGCCTTTGAAACAGGAAAATCTCAACAAATTGAAATTCATTATGAAGAACAATTAGTCGGTCATTTTATTAATATTTTTGTTCCCCTTTCTCAGCAATTACTTTATGTTACTTTCCTAGATATTAGTCCTCTGAATTATGATGCGTTAACCGGATTATATAACCGTCGATTTTTGAATTCAGAAACCCGACAATGGCAAGCCTGTATCTATATTGATTTGGATCGATTTAAACGAATTAACGATCAACGAGGACATGAATTAGGGGATAAAATACTGATAGCTGTTGCTGAGATATTTCGTGACTCTACAAGACGTAATGATGGCATTGCGATTCGAGAAGGAGGAGATGAATTTTTGTTGCTTTTTCCTATCATTGATGTCTATTCTATTGCCGTTTCTATCCTGCAAGAAATTCAATCTTTAGAGATTGAAGGAGCAAAAATTAGTGCATCTATGGGAATTGCTACCAATGATCTTCCCGAATGTGAACAGGATCAATCCATAGATAGATTGCGACAAATTGCAGAAACCGCTGCCAGAGAAGCCAAAAGCGATCGCCGTTCTGAGTTACCCAACAATCGTATCCGTCTTTGGAATCGTCAGTTAGCCAATCAATATGCCCGTCAGATGTTAATAGAATCCTATTTACGACAACCAGGAAGAGAAAATGAACGGTGGTTAGTATATCAACCCATTGTTTCTTTAGCGACAGGGGAAATTGTTGGCGCAGAAGCTTTAATTCGGTGGAGTTCTCCCGAACTGGGAATGATTTCTCCTGCTGAATTTATTCCTGTTGCTGAAGCCATAGGATTAACCTATCCCATTACCGACTGGGTTGTGTGTCAAGGATTAGAACAACTCACCCAATGGCATTCGATTAAGCCTAATTTTTGGTTATCTTTTAATCTGAGTGCAGCAGAACTAGAAGACAAGAATTTTATTGAACAAATTTATCAACGGATTATTGAGGCGAATATTGCTCCCCATTTAGTAGGATTAGAAATTACAGAACGGATCATTTATCAGAATCTAGAATTATATCGTCAAAGCTTAGATTGGTTAAAAAAAATGTCCGTTCGCTTGAAAGTGGACGATTTTGGCACAGGACAAGCAGGGTTAATACAGTTATTACAATTTCCTTTTGATGAAATTAAAGTCGATCGTTCTTTTGTACCAGAAAATGAAGCAGATACAGAAAAATTAGCTATCTGTAAAGCTATTGCCACCATCGCCCAAGAAATGAAATTTAACTTAGTGGCCGAAGGAATAGAAACCCTAAAACAGCAAGAAATCCTTTCTAATTTAGGGTATGCCTATGGTCAAGGCTATTATTTTGCTAAGCCTATGATGGCTGATAGTCTCACAAAACAATTAGAAGAAAATGATCAATGTTTTAATTTATCCTAG
- a CDS encoding potassium channel family protein, with protein sequence MLDILTNSYLILFLTVISIVIAIVSETTVQLLCTNLLFLLTMALISLRGFYKHHHIYSNRSVFILLSLIFTVLISDFFLYFSLFPHLKQLFLIYAGLIKISVFGYGWLTTIKILARRPTVTNQTIVSAITAYLFIGIIWSFIYYTIWEINPQAFHIDVSREYELKPWNLAMYFSLITLTTVGYGDIFPTGKWVMVLSNFEAMVGAIYLTVIVARLVSLYSASD encoded by the coding sequence ATGCTTGATATATTAACCAACTCTTATTTGATTCTATTTCTAACTGTTATTAGTATTGTCATTGCTATTGTTAGTGAAACAACTGTCCAGTTATTATGTACAAATCTTTTATTTTTACTCACCATGGCCTTAATCAGTTTACGAGGCTTTTACAAACATCATCATATTTATTCTAACCGCAGTGTTTTCATTCTATTATCTTTAATTTTTACAGTTTTAATTTCTGATTTTTTTCTGTATTTTAGTTTGTTTCCTCATCTAAAACAATTGTTTTTAATATATGCTGGCTTAATCAAAATTAGCGTTTTTGGATACGGCTGGCTCACCACCATAAAGATACTCGCTCGCAGGCCAACTGTTACTAATCAAACTATCGTTTCAGCGATTACTGCTTATCTGTTTATTGGCATTATTTGGTCTTTTATCTATTACACAATCTGGGAAATTAATCCTCAAGCTTTTCATATTGATGTTTCGAGGGAATATGAACTGAAGCCTTGGAATTTAGCCATGTATTTTAGTTTAATTACTTTAACGACTGTCGGTTATGGCGATATTTTTCCTACCGGTAAATGGGTCATGGTTTTGTCTAATTTTGAAGCAATGGTAGGGGCTATTTATTTGACAGTAATCGTGGCTAGATTAGTTTCTTTGTATAGCGCCTCCGATTAG
- a CDS encoding LptF/LptG family permease: protein MPMKVIKFLGHFLRLRWGAKSLSLMDRYLASQLIGPLLFSVGLVSVLGVAIGYLSDLADKVVDSNLPLIQASEILLLKVPEFTAYALPISVMLSTLLTYGRLSNDSELIAFRGCGVSLYRLIVPAVVMSLVVTGVTFLVSELVVPAANYRATAILVEYLQEEHPYWQNKDIFYPDYEQVVLPNGEKEKRLKHLFFAEQFDGQNLKTLTVLEWLEERLNRIVVSDSATWNGQEETWDFFDGTIYQLAPDASYKEAYPFEHRQLPLTKAAFEFALQGRDPYEMNIIQARQYMKILKMMGDDKKLRMFQVRIQQKLAFPFICVVFGVVGSALGSMPQQMSRATGFGLSVVIIFSYYLLGFLIGSLGLMGLISPVLAGWLPNILGLAMGGWLLYRFAES, encoded by the coding sequence ATGCCCATGAAAGTTATTAAATTCTTAGGTCACTTTCTGCGATTGCGGTGGGGTGCTAAGTCTTTATCCCTAATGGATCGCTATCTGGCTTCACAGTTAATTGGCCCCTTATTATTTTCTGTGGGTTTAGTGTCCGTCTTGGGAGTGGCCATTGGTTATTTATCGGACTTAGCGGATAAGGTGGTAGATTCTAATTTACCCCTAATACAAGCCTCAGAAATTTTACTATTAAAGGTGCCAGAGTTTACCGCTTATGCGTTGCCCATTTCTGTGATGCTAAGTACCTTATTAACCTATGGACGTTTGAGTAACGATAGTGAATTAATTGCCTTTCGGGGGTGTGGGGTTAGTCTCTATCGTTTGATTGTTCCTGCGGTGGTGATGAGTTTGGTAGTCACAGGGGTGACATTTTTAGTCAGTGAATTGGTGGTTCCGGCGGCCAATTATCGGGCTACCGCTATTTTAGTGGAGTATCTACAAGAGGAGCATCCCTATTGGCAAAATAAAGACATTTTCTATCCTGATTATGAGCAAGTGGTTTTACCCAATGGAGAAAAAGAAAAGCGGTTAAAACATTTATTTTTTGCCGAACAATTTGATGGTCAAAATCTTAAAACGTTAACAGTTTTAGAATGGTTAGAAGAACGATTAAATCGTATTGTCGTGTCCGATTCAGCTACATGGAATGGACAAGAAGAAACTTGGGATTTTTTCGATGGGACGATTTATCAATTAGCCCCAGATGCGTCCTATAAAGAAGCTTATCCCTTTGAACACCGACAATTACCTTTAACCAAAGCAGCCTTTGAATTTGCCTTACAAGGCCGTGATCCCTACGAAATGAATATTATTCAGGCTAGGCAATATATGAAAATTTTAAAGATGATGGGGGATGATAAAAAGTTACGAATGTTTCAAGTGAGAATTCAACAAAAATTGGCGTTTCCCTTCATTTGTGTCGTGTTTGGGGTAGTGGGTTCGGCCTTGGGGTCTATGCCTCAGCAGATGAGTCGGGCGACGGGTTTTGGCTTAAGTGTGGTGATTATTTTTAGTTACTATCTATTAGGCTTTCTTATTGGCAGTTTGGGTTTAATGGGGTTAATTTCACCTGTTTTAGCGGGCTGGCTACCTAATATTCTGGGGTTAGCAATGGGAGGCTGGTTACTATATCGTTTTGCTGAATCTTGA
- a CDS encoding SDR family NAD(P)-dependent oxidoreductase: MKTALITGASSGIGQAFAEELATRQTNLILIARSQDKLYRLAKHLREKTSIDVKVMVQDLTEPQAGQKVYDWVQNKGLSVDLLINNAGFGDYGLFYERDLSRQLAMIQLNVTVLVELTHLFLSQMQQRGEGSIINVSSIAGFQPLAYMSLYAATKAFVLSFTEALWAENKDKGIKCLALCPGPTESEFFEAARFPQSFQDKNNGNLTSAMAVVKDALNALDNHKSNVVTGGIGNKIIVNITRFLPREFLLRAVEKQFRA; this comes from the coding sequence ATGAAAACGGCTCTAATTACCGGCGCATCTTCGGGTATTGGACAAGCATTCGCTGAAGAATTAGCGACTCGTCAAACTAATCTCATTTTAATTGCCCGTTCCCAGGATAAACTATATAGATTAGCTAAACATTTACGAGAAAAGACCTCGATTGATGTTAAGGTGATGGTACAAGATTTAACGGAACCCCAGGCGGGTCAAAAGGTATATGATTGGGTTCAAAATAAGGGCTTATCGGTAGATTTATTGATAAATAACGCTGGTTTCGGGGATTATGGACTCTTTTATGAGCGAGACTTATCTCGACAGTTAGCAATGATTCAACTAAATGTGACTGTTTTGGTTGAATTAACCCATCTGTTTTTATCTCAGATGCAGCAACGAGGAGAAGGAAGTATCATCAATGTGTCTTCTATTGCGGGATTTCAACCTTTAGCTTATATGTCCCTTTATGCAGCAACTAAGGCCTTTGTTCTCAGTTTTACTGAAGCATTATGGGCAGAAAATAAAGATAAAGGTATCAAATGTTTAGCCTTATGTCCTGGACCAACGGAGTCCGAATTCTTTGAAGCAGCCCGATTTCCTCAAAGTTTTCAAGATAAGAATAATGGTAATTTAACATCAGCAATGGCTGTAGTCAAAGATGCCCTAAACGCTTTAGATAATCATAAATCTAATGTGGTAACAGGAGGAATTGGAAACAAGATTATTGTTAATATTACCCGTTTTTTACCGAGAGAATTTTTGCTGAGGGCTGTAGAAAAACAATTTAGAGCTTAA